Proteins encoded by one window of Acetivibrio thermocellus ATCC 27405:
- a CDS encoding dockerin type I domain-containing protein, translated as MVKKFTSKIKAAVFAAVVAATAIFGPAISSQAVTSVPYKWDNVVIGGGGGFMPGIVFNETEKDLIYARADIGGAYRWDPSTETWIPLLDHFQMDEYSYYGVESIATDPVDPNRVYIAAGMYTNDWLPNMGAILRSTDRGETWEKTILPFKMGGNMPGRSMGERLAIDPNDNRILYLGTRCGNGLWRSTDYGVTWSKVESFPNPGTYIYDPNFDYTKDIIGVVWVVFDKSSSTPGNPTKTIYVGVADKNESIYRSTDGGVTWKAVPGQPKGLLPHHGVLASNGMLYITYGDTCGPYDGNGKGQVWKFNTRTGEWIDITPIPYSSSDNRFCFAGLAVDRQNPDIIMVTSMNAWWPDEYIFRSTDGGATWKNIWEWGMYPERILHYEIDISAAPWLDWGTEKQLPEINPKLGWMIGDIEIDPFNSDRMMYVTGATIYGCDNLTDWDRGGKVKIEVKATGIEECAVLDLVSPPEGAPLVSAVGDLVGFVHDDLKVGPKKMHVPSYSSGTGIDYAELVPNFMALVAKADLYDVKKISFSYDGGRNWFQPPNEAPNSVGGGSVAVAADAKSVIWTPENASPAVTTDNGNSWKVCTNLGMGAVVASDRVNGKKFYAFYNGKFYISTDGGLTFTDTKAPQLPKSVNKIKAVPGKEGHVWLAAREGGLWRSTDGGYTFEKLSNVDTAHVVGFGKAAPGQDYMAIYITGKIDNVLGFFRSDDAGKTWVRINDDEHGYGAVDTAITGDPRVYGRVYIATNGRGIVYGEPASDEPVPTPPQVDKGLVGDLNGDNRINSTDLTLMKRYILKSIEDLPVEDDLWAADINGDGKINSTDYTYLKKYLLQAIPELPKK; from the coding sequence ATGGTTAAAAAGTTTACAAGTAAAATTAAGGCTGCTGTTTTTGCGGCTGTAGTTGCTGCAACGGCAATATTTGGCCCCGCGATTTCCAGCCAGGCTGTAACCAGCGTGCCTTACAAATGGGACAACGTGGTAATCGGCGGAGGCGGAGGATTTATGCCGGGTATAGTTTTTAATGAAACGGAAAAGGATTTGATTTATGCACGTGCCGATATCGGAGGAGCGTACCGGTGGGATCCTTCGACCGAGACATGGATTCCGTTGCTGGACCATTTCCAAATGGATGAGTACAGTTATTACGGAGTGGAAAGTATTGCAACCGACCCTGTGGATCCGAACCGTGTTTACATAGCTGCAGGTATGTATACCAACGATTGGCTTCCTAATATGGGAGCAATTCTTCGCTCAACGGACAGGGGAGAAACATGGGAAAAAACCATACTGCCTTTCAAGATGGGCGGAAACATGCCGGGAAGATCCATGGGAGAACGTCTTGCGATCGACCCGAATGACAACAGGATTCTTTATCTTGGAACACGATGCGGAAACGGACTTTGGAGAAGTACCGACTACGGTGTAACATGGTCCAAGGTTGAAAGTTTCCCAAATCCCGGAACTTACATTTATGACCCGAATTTTGATTATACCAAAGACATTATTGGAGTAGTCTGGGTTGTTTTTGACAAGAGCAGCAGTACACCGGGCAACCCTACCAAGACTATATATGTTGGTGTGGCTGATAAAAACGAAAGTATTTACCGCAGTACGGACGGGGGTGTCACCTGGAAAGCAGTTCCCGGACAACCTAAGGGACTACTTCCTCACCACGGGGTTTTGGCATCCAACGGAATGTTGTATATAACTTATGGTGATACCTGCGGTCCTTATGACGGCAACGGAAAAGGTCAGGTTTGGAAGTTCAATACACGTACAGGGGAATGGATAGATATCACCCCGATACCTTATTCAAGCAGTGACAATCGTTTCTGCTTTGCAGGACTTGCAGTGGACAGGCAGAATCCTGACATTATAATGGTAACTTCCATGAACGCGTGGTGGCCGGATGAATATATTTTCCGCAGTACTGACGGCGGAGCTACATGGAAGAATATCTGGGAATGGGGAATGTATCCTGAACGTATACTGCATTATGAAATAGATATTTCCGCAGCACCGTGGCTGGATTGGGGAACTGAGAAACAGCTGCCGGAAATCAATCCGAAACTGGGATGGATGATAGGTGACATAGAGATTGACCCGTTTAATTCCGACCGCATGATGTATGTTACCGGTGCAACTATCTATGGTTGTGACAATCTTACTGACTGGGACAGAGGCGGCAAAGTAAAAATCGAGGTAAAAGCTACCGGAATAGAAGAATGTGCGGTATTAGACCTGGTAAGCCCGCCGGAGGGTGCACCGCTTGTAAGTGCAGTTGGCGACCTTGTCGGTTTTGTTCATGATGACCTGAAAGTTGGTCCGAAAAAAATGCACGTTCCTTCTTATTCTTCAGGTACGGGAATTGATTATGCGGAGCTTGTTCCGAACTTTATGGCATTGGTTGCAAAGGCTGATTTGTATGATGTAAAGAAGATTTCTTTCTCTTATGACGGAGGAAGGAATTGGTTCCAGCCACCTAATGAAGCACCAAACTCGGTAGGCGGCGGTTCGGTTGCCGTTGCAGCCGATGCAAAATCAGTTATTTGGACACCGGAAAATGCAAGTCCTGCAGTTACAACGGACAACGGAAACTCATGGAAAGTTTGTACAAATCTTGGTATGGGTGCGGTGGTGGCATCCGACCGTGTGAACGGTAAAAAATTCTACGCATTCTATAACGGCAAATTCTATATAAGCACGGACGGTGGATTAACCTTTACCGATACAAAGGCACCGCAGCTTCCCAAGTCGGTTAACAAGATAAAAGCCGTACCGGGCAAGGAAGGACATGTATGGCTTGCTGCAAGAGAAGGCGGATTGTGGAGGTCCACTGACGGTGGATATACGTTTGAGAAACTCTCCAATGTTGACACAGCTCATGTGGTAGGCTTCGGAAAGGCAGCACCGGGACAGGATTACATGGCGATTTACATTACCGGTAAAATTGACAATGTTTTAGGATTCTTCCGTTCCGATGATGCCGGCAAGACATGGGTGCGTATCAACGACGACGAGCACGGATATGGCGCTGTTGATACTGCAATAACAGGTGACCCGAGAGTATACGGACGTGTATATATTGCCACCAACGGAAGAGGTATTGTTTACGGCGAACCTGCTTCAGATGAGCCTGTACCCACTCCTCCGCAGGTTGACAAAGGCCTGGTGGGCGACTTGAACGGTGACAATCGAATAAATTCAACAGACCTTACTCTTATGAAGAGATATATCCTTAAATCGATAGAAGATTTACCTGTCGAAGATGATTTATGGGCGGCGGACATAAACGGCGACGGCAAAATAAATTCCACAGACTATACATACCTAAAGAAGTATCTGCTTCAAGCCATTCCGGAGCTGCCGAAAAAATAG